One Rubritalea squalenifaciens DSM 18772 genomic region harbors:
- a CDS encoding aminotransferase class IV: protein MSNALVWLNGQLVKQEEAAVSAISPGLLVAMGLFETMAVYEGKVFAFGRHYRRLEQGCERLGFVSPTMDVLEAVMTELLRDNALLHGRARVRITLFEGPLKMETLVQATAVEPSEGASRMLVSPYRRNERGALTGIKATAYAENILALREVRQQGADEVVILNSRDEVCEGGTTNIFCVENDVVLTSPLSSGCLPGVTREIVMELCQDRGMPVREEALSLERLLKSDGVFLTGSLREVQAVESIGERTWGKHSLVDQISGAYQSYVRDYIDGAE, encoded by the coding sequence ATGAGTAATGCGCTAGTTTGGCTCAACGGGCAGCTGGTAAAGCAAGAGGAGGCTGCTGTCTCTGCCATCTCTCCGGGTTTGCTTGTGGCTATGGGACTCTTTGAGACCATGGCGGTCTATGAGGGCAAGGTCTTTGCGTTTGGCAGGCATTATCGCCGGCTTGAGCAAGGGTGTGAGCGCTTAGGGTTTGTTTCTCCGACTATGGATGTGCTGGAGGCGGTCATGACTGAATTGCTCCGGGATAATGCTCTGCTGCATGGTCGGGCGAGAGTGCGGATCACCCTGTTCGAAGGGCCATTGAAAATGGAGACCCTGGTGCAAGCCACCGCTGTGGAGCCGAGTGAAGGCGCTAGCCGCATGCTTGTTTCTCCATACAGGCGTAACGAGCGGGGAGCCCTGACAGGTATCAAGGCCACCGCTTATGCGGAGAATATTTTGGCTCTTAGAGAGGTCCGGCAGCAAGGAGCGGACGAGGTGGTTATTCTTAATAGTCGAGATGAGGTGTGTGAGGGGGGGACGACGAATATCTTCTGTGTGGAGAATGATGTTGTGCTGACATCACCTCTCTCCAGTGGTTGCTTGCCGGGGGTGACCCGCGAGATTGTCATGGAACTCTGTCAGGATAGGGGTATGCCTGTGAGGGAGGAAGCTCTCTCTCTGGAGAGGCTGCTGAAGAGTGATGGTGTGTTTTTAACGGGCTCACTGCGTGAAGTCCAGGCGGTGGAGAGTATTGGTGAGCGCACTTGGGGTAAGCACAGTCTGGTCGACCAGATTTCCGGTGCTTACCAAAGTTATGTGAGAGATTATATAGATGGCGCTGAATAG
- the rnhC gene encoding ribonuclease HIII: protein MALNSYTAQIKDSDVEKLRRLLDERGFEFGSKPYARFSCKKGKLNVTVYEKGPKVLVQGKETEDFVKFILEPEILGEARLGNEEVFDPEMFQPHIGVDESGKGDFFGPLVIAGVYVDGAIARALMDAGVMDSKRISSAARIRKLAGIVKKIPGLDYEVIRLKPEKYNELYSKFGNVNRLLAWGHARVIRELAIRQPDCHRALSDQFAREDVLQRALAQQGEAVSRLKLDQRTKGESDVAVAAASILARESFVEWMELASEKGGVELPLGAGAGVKEAAREVIKQHGEGILPKVAKVHFKTASEL from the coding sequence ATGGCGCTGAATAGTTACACCGCTCAAATTAAAGACTCCGATGTAGAGAAGCTGAGACGGCTGCTTGATGAAAGGGGATTCGAATTCGGGAGCAAGCCATACGCGCGCTTTTCATGCAAGAAGGGTAAACTGAATGTGACGGTCTACGAGAAGGGGCCTAAAGTCCTTGTTCAGGGCAAAGAGACTGAAGATTTTGTGAAGTTCATCCTCGAGCCGGAAATTCTGGGTGAAGCCAGGCTGGGCAATGAGGAGGTCTTTGATCCCGAGATGTTTCAGCCGCACATCGGGGTGGATGAGAGTGGCAAGGGAGATTTCTTTGGTCCTTTGGTGATTGCCGGAGTCTATGTGGACGGGGCGATCGCCAGAGCTTTGATGGATGCCGGAGTGATGGACAGCAAGCGGATTTCCAGCGCGGCCAGAATTCGGAAGCTGGCGGGAATTGTGAAGAAAATCCCTGGTTTGGACTACGAAGTCATTCGTTTGAAGCCAGAGAAATATAACGAGCTTTATTCAAAATTCGGCAACGTAAATCGCTTGTTAGCCTGGGGTCATGCCCGGGTCATCCGCGAACTCGCTATCCGGCAGCCTGACTGCCACAGGGCATTGAGTGATCAGTTCGCTAGGGAAGATGTGCTACAACGCGCTCTCGCCCAACAGGGTGAAGCTGTCTCACGCCTGAAACTGGACCAGAGAACTAAAGGGGAGAGCGATGTGGCTGTTGCGGCCGCGTCAATTCTCGCTCGGGAATCCTTTGTGGAATGGATGGAACTGGCTAGTGAAAAAGGAGGTGTGGAATTGCCCCTGGGAGCTGGAGCTGGTGTCAAAGAGGCGGCCCGGGAGGTCATCAAGCAGCACGGTGAAGGGATTCTCCCGAAGGTGGCCAAGGTCCACTTTAAGACCGCCAGTGAGCTCTGA
- a CDS encoding HU family DNA-binding protein yields the protein MVTITKRDLVIKLSNETGLTQQEVFAVVQGTLDSITEELAKGNSVVMRNFGAFQVREVKGKIGRNPKDPSKDVPIPPRAVVKFKPGKEMKEKVARILPVLQEEKV from the coding sequence ATGGTTACAATTACTAAGCGCGATCTCGTTATTAAGCTGAGCAATGAAACTGGCCTGACTCAACAGGAAGTTTTTGCAGTTGTTCAGGGTACCTTGGATTCCATCACTGAAGAGCTTGCAAAGGGCAACTCCGTTGTAATGCGCAACTTCGGTGCGTTCCAAGTTAGGGAAGTTAAAGGCAAGATCGGCCGTAACCCTAAGGATCCATCAAAGGATGTGCCAATTCCTCCACGTGCAGTGGTGAAATTCAAGCCAGGTAAAGAGATGAAAGAGAAGGTTGCTCGCATCCTTCCAGTTCTCCAAGAGGAGAAGGTCTAA